TGGCGAAGTACGACCTGACGAGCGTCGTCCCGGTCGCGCCGGAACTGTGGGTCGTCGGTGCCGGCGTGACCGAACTCGCGGTCGGCGTGGCGCTGTTCGTCGGCCTGTTCACGCGGTTCTTCTCGGGAGTCGCGTTCTTCCTCCTGACGACGACGCTGTTCGGCCTGCCGGACGATCCGGTGCTGGCGCACATCTCGGTGTTCGGACTCGTCTCGGCACTGCTGGTGACGGGTGCCGGGCGCTACTCGGTGGACCGCTGGATCGCCAACGAGGTCGGGAGCGACTGGGACCGCGAGTCCGGGGAAGTGGTCGTCGCGGACTGATAGCCCCCACGAGACTTATTCCGGGCGACGAGGTAGCGTCGCGTATGGATCGCCGCTCGTTTCTCGCTACCGGCGTCTCCCTCGCCGGTGTGCTCTCCGCCGGCTGTGCCGGCTGTGCCGGCCGGTCCCGCACCAGCCTCTCGATGGTCCCCGTCTCCGACGCGGACATCGCCGACCGCGTCACCCCGCGTCTCGTCCCCCGCGAGGGCGCGGCGGCCGACCAACCCGACGAGGAGGTTCGGCTGGTCGAGTCGGCGCTGGCGGGCGACCGTCCGACTGCGCAGGGGACCTCGCCGCCGGTGCCGGAGACCGAGGCGTTCGTCGCCGACGGCCGGGTCTACAGCCTCGCACACGAAGTGATCGAGTCGGTGCCGGCGACGACGTTCCCGTTCACGCTGAACCCGGTCGACGGCTCGGGTGCCGACAGCGAGTCGATCCCGATCGGCGAGTTGCCGGAGGTCGACCGCGAGCAGTTGGCCGAGTTCGGCCTGCTGGACGAGTCCGATCCCTTCCTCGGGTTCGGCTCGACGATGCTGTATCTCGACAGTGAGCTTCCGGCGTCGATGCTCGTGCCGGAGCCAGCGTTTCCGGTGCTCGTCTGGCCCGAGGCGGCGGGCCGGATCGAGGTCGACGAAGGGTACGACAGCGAACTGAAGACGTACCGGTACACGACCTCGGTGGTCGCCGAGTCCGCGGGCGAGTACGGGCGTCGCATTCGAGCGGATCACGAGTTCCGACTGTCCGGACTCTCGGCCGAGGAGCGCGACATCGTTCTGGAGGCGATGCGCCGGCCGAGAGAGCGATACCGGGATCGGGACACGGGTGGGAACGACAGTACGACCGAGGGTGGCGGACTGGACGACGAGGGCTACGTCGTCGGCGAGGACGAGACCGCACCGCCGGCACTGCGGTCGCTGTTCCGGCGGTTCGAGTCCGAGCGTGGGTTACACGACGACCCGGGCGAGCAGGAGAGACAGGGGACGTATCTCGTCCGATTCGAGGGGCAGGTGTACTGGACCGAGGTCCGGATCGGTGCGGGATACACGCCGACCGGGTCAGAGTGACAGGGAGTACGAGCGAAACGCGGTCCGAATGCCGGGCGTGGTCGGGTCCACGGCCGGCGGTGTGACCGGGCAGACCCAGTGTATGCTGGTGCACGCCCGGCGAAGGAATGCAAGGACTGTTCCGTCAAAAAACTGACTCCGAAATATCGGGGGTGTTCGGCTGTGAGCCGCTACGGCCGAAGACGGATTTCTCTATCGCTTGCTACCAGTCTACTGTCGTCGCACGAACGGGAGAACGGCGTCACGGCTCTTCAGTGAGACGATACAGAGTGTGACATGCCCGGGGTGGGCTCCGAACCCACGATCTCCGCATGTCCCAGGTCAGAGGCTCGGCAGGCCCCGTTGGGGCGGAGGCTTCCAAGGCGTACCGCACCGAATCTCAGAACCCTATGAGTGCGGCGCTATGTCCAGCTAAGCCACCCGGGCTCACTTCCACGTAGCGTCAAGACCGACTTAAACCTTCTCAACTGTCCCCGCCACGTCACCCGGTTGCAAACGCGGGCGGGCCACCTCCCCCCGCAGACCGACCGGACTTCCATCCACGCCGGACCCACCGGGTTTATACCGGCTCACACAGTGGGTCTCGGCATGGACCTGCCGGAAATCGTACAGACCGCGCTGGACGGCGAGGGCGTCGCGGCGCGGGTCGATCTGGGCGGCGAGGACGACCTGCTCGTCACCCCGACGCGGACGCTGATCTACCGGGCCGAAGGCCTGCTGTCCGACGAGTCGGTCGAGGAGTACCCCCACGACGCCGAACGCATCGAGGTCTCCGAAGGCCGCCGGAAGTCGAAGATCACACTCGACTACGGCCTCGACGGCGAGGAGACGTTCGCGGTCCCCTCCAAACGACTGCAGGACGCGCTCCACCCCGTCATCGCGGGCGTGATGAACGCCGCCGGAATCACCGACCCCGGCGAGACCGTCAAGCAGACCTTCCGCTTCTCCGAGTTGACGCTGGTCGTCACCAGCGCCCGCGTCGTCAAGCACATCGGCACGGCCGTCTGGGACGAGGACTACGAGGAGTACCACTACGACGACGTGACCGACCTCACCTTCGAGGACGGGTCCGTGGCGACCTCCATCGTCCTCGAGGTCGGCGGCCGACAGGAGCGCATCAAGGCCCCGAACGACGCCGCACGCGAGGTGCGCGAGGGACTCGAATCCGCCCTGCTCGCCTACTACGACGTGGGGAGCTTGGAGGAGTTCCGCGTCGCGGTCGCCCCCGAGGAGGACGACGAGGAGACCGACGACGAGAACGTCTCCTTCGGCGACGGACCGACACCCCTCGACGCCGACCCCGCAGACCTCTCGGAGGAACCGCAGAACGCCACCCGATCCGCCGACGCGGACGCGGACGCCGAGAGCGCCGGAGAGACAGACGCGCTGGCGGGTGGCTCCACGGACACCGGGGCGAACGCACAGGCCGTCACGCAGACGGCGACCGACGCGGAGTCGGCCGACGACGACACCTTCGCCTCGGCGGGCTTCGAGCCAGCGACCGACGACGCGGGCGACGACACCGCCGACACGACCGCCTCGGCGGCGGAACTCCAGCGACTCTCCGCGCAGGTGTCTGAACTGACCGAGACCGTCGAACACCAGTCGGAACTGATCGAGCGCCAACAGCAGACCATCGAGACGCTCATCGCGGAACTGCGGCAGGGCCGGTAACGTCGGTCCCGTCGCTGTCCTCGGGGGCCCGTCGCTCGCTGTTCTCTCCGCTCACCTCACTCTCGGCCGGTCACCTTCCGAACGCACGACGACCCGAACGGCCCCAACTCGCCCGACTCGAACCGCACGAAGTGACCCGTAGAGATCGACGCCCCACAGCGCCGGCAGTCGAACTCGCCCTCGCGGGTCACTACCTGACTCTCGAACCGGACGAAGGTTCCCCCGGTCCGCGTCCGCACTCGCGCCCCGTCGCGGTCGATCAGGCCGCGCATCTCCGCGGTGTCCAGAATCTCCCGCGTGAGTGCCGGATCGCTCGTCACCGTCTCGATCCGATCCACGACCGCCGACAGCGCCAACTCCTCGTGTTCGAGGTGTGCGATCAGATCGAGTGCGACCTCGATGCGTTCTTCGCGGGTCTCGGGTGTGTCGGGCGTGTCGGCCACGTCCGGCACCTCGGCGTCACCGGACACGTCCGACTCGGGGGCAGACTCGGAGTCGGGAGGCGGTGCGTCCTCGTCGGCCATCGTCTGCGTCTCGCACGCCGGGGTAGAAAACGTGTCGCAGTGGGTCGGTTCGGCGCGACCGCCCACCGACGAGAACCCCGATCAGAAGGAGTTCTTGATCTTCTCGAAGAAGCCTTCCTTCACCTCGACCTCCTCGCCGCCGGCCTCGGCGAACTCCTTCAGCGCCTCCTTCTGCTCGCCGTTGAGTTCCGAGGGCGTCACGATCTGCACCTGCACGTAGAGGTCGCCGTGGCCCCGACCGCGCAGGCGCGGCATCCCCTTGTTCTTCAGGCGGAAGCGCTCGCCCGACTGGGTCCCCTCGGGCACGTCCATCTCGACGGTGCCGCCGAACGTCTCGATCTCGACGGTGTCGCCGAAGACGGCCTGCGGGAACGAGATCGGATACTGGTAGAACAGGTCGTCGCCGTCGCGCTCGAAGTCGTCGTGCGAGTCGACCGACACCTCGATCAGGAGATCACCCTTCGGGCCGCCGTTCTCGCCCGGCGCACCCTCACGTTCCATCCGGAGGGTCTGCCCGTCGCGGATACCGGCCGGCACCTCGACGGTCAGCGTGACCTCCTCGCGGGTGATGCCCGCGCCGTCACAGGTCGCACACGTCTCGTCTGCCAACTGGCCGTCGCCGCCACAGCGCCGACAGGTCGAGGTCTGTTGCATCCGGCCGAAGGGGGTCTGCTGGACGCGTGTCACCTGTCCCTGTCCGTCACACTCGGGGCAGGTCTCCACGTCGGCGTCCGGCGGGTGCCCCTCGCCGTCGCAGTCGGCGCACCTCTCCGGTCGTCGGATCGTCACCTGTTTCTCGATGCCCTCGTAGGCGTCCTCGAGGTCGATACTCAGGCGCGTCCGGAGGTCCTGTCCCTGCCGGGGTCGGTTGCTCTGCCGGCCGCGACCGCCGCGACCGCCGCCGCCGAAGACTTCGTTGAACAGGTCCTCGAAGCCGCCGAAGCCGGCCCCGTTCCCGCCCATCCCGCCGAACGGGTTGCCCTGGCCGGCACCGCCGCCGACGCCGCCGCGTTTCTGGGCTTGCTTGAACTGTTCGTGACCCATCTGGTCGTACTGGCGGCGCTTCTCCTCGTCGGTGAGGACCTCCTTGGCCGTCTTTATCTGCTTGAACTTCTCCTCGGCGTCCGGGTCGTCGCTCACGTCGGGGTGATACTCGGTCGCCTTGGTGCGGTACGCCTGTTTGATCTCCTCTTCGTCGGCGTCCCGCGAGACTCCGAGCACGTCGTAGAAGTCCTCGCTCATCAGTTGTCCGTCGGTAGACGGTGCGGATACTTCAACGGAACGGGTCGGCTACGACGGTGGACCTTCCGGCCGTCGTCGTCGCGGGGTCTCGCGGCTACACCCCGACGAAGTCACCTCACTCTGCCCCGCGAACCACCACTCCGACCGCCGCGAGGCCGCCGACACCCAGCGGGAACCAGAACGCGACGAGTCGGTAGAGGAGGACGCCACCGGCCGCCGTCGCCGCCGCAGTGTCGGTCGTGACCACCAGCAACCAGACGAGCATCGACTCGACCCCGCCGGTCCCACCCGGTGTCGGGAGAACCGCGGCGACACGTGCGATCGGGAGGATCACGACCGCGAGCGACAGCGGAACCGGCGCACCGACGGCCGACAGCGCGATCCACAGCGCCCCGGCGACCGCGACCTCGCCGAGACAGCCGAGAAGCGCGACCAGGGCGAGGTGCCGCGGTGCGTCCGCGAGTCGCTCCAGCGAGGCGACGAAGGAGTCGACGCGCGCCCGAACCGACTCGCGGTCGGGTACCGGGACGCGCGGGACGACTCGGCCGACTGCCCGCGCGACCGGCGTGAGCGCCGAGGCGAGCAACCCGACGAGGACGACACGCCGCCACCACGCGAGGAGCGCGACCCCGAGGACGACCGTGATGCCGAGTACGACCGCCCCGGCGGTCGGTAGAATCGCAGCACCGGCACCGTCCCGCAGGAGGAGGACGCCGACCCCGACGAGGCCGACTGCGACACTGACGAGGCGGATCACGGCGTTCGTCGCGCCGATGGCCGCCAGTCCGACTTCGTACTCGACCCGCGTCGCTCGGGCGATCAGCCCGGCGGTCAGTGGGTCGCCGCCGACCTGTCCGAAGGGGGTCACCGCGTTCAGCGCGGTGCCGGCCAGCGACAGCGCGAT
This genomic window from Salinirubrum litoreum contains:
- a CDS encoding DUF7115 domain-containing protein; this translates as MDLPEIVQTALDGEGVAARVDLGGEDDLLVTPTRTLIYRAEGLLSDESVEEYPHDAERIEVSEGRRKSKITLDYGLDGEETFAVPSKRLQDALHPVIAGVMNAAGITDPGETVKQTFRFSELTLVVTSARVVKHIGTAVWDEDYEEYHYDDVTDLTFEDGSVATSIVLEVGGRQERIKAPNDAAREVREGLESALLAYYDVGSLEEFRVAVAPEEDDEETDDENVSFGDGPTPLDADPADLSEEPQNATRSADADADAESAGETDALAGGSTDTGANAQAVTQTATDAESADDDTFASAGFEPATDDAGDDTADTTASAAELQRLSAQVSELTETVEHQSELIERQQQTIETLIAELRQGR
- a CDS encoding DUF5830 family protein; this encodes MADTPDTPETREERIEVALDLIAHLEHEELALSAVVDRIETVTSDPALTREILDTAEMRGLIDRDGARVRTRTGGTFVRFESQVVTREGEFDCRRCGASISTGHFVRFESGELGPFGSSCVRKVTGRE
- the dnaJ gene encoding molecular chaperone DnaJ, with the protein product MSEDFYDVLGVSRDADEEEIKQAYRTKATEYHPDVSDDPDAEEKFKQIKTAKEVLTDEEKRRQYDQMGHEQFKQAQKRGGVGGGAGQGNPFGGMGGNGAGFGGFEDLFNEVFGGGGRGGRGRQSNRPRQGQDLRTRLSIDLEDAYEGIEKQVTIRRPERCADCDGEGHPPDADVETCPECDGQGQVTRVQQTPFGRMQQTSTCRRCGGDGQLADETCATCDGAGITREEVTLTVEVPAGIRDGQTLRMEREGAPGENGGPKGDLLIEVSVDSHDDFERDGDDLFYQYPISFPQAVFGDTVEIETFGGTVEMDVPEGTQSGERFRLKNKGMPRLRGRGHGDLYVQVQIVTPSELNGEQKEALKEFAEAGGEEVEVKEGFFEKIKNSF
- a CDS encoding lysylphosphatidylglycerol synthase domain-containing protein, with product MRTRLGVRRALLGFLAGVGLVAGLIAVVGRQAVATATSVPLSAVVVTVALVACGLLLWGLGLWVVFDAIERPVGVGPSIALSLAGTALNAVTPFGQVGGDPLTAGLIARATRVEYEVGLAAIGATNAVIRLVSVAVGLVGVGVLLLRDGAGAAILPTAGAVVLGITVVLGVALLAWWRRVVLVGLLASALTPVARAVGRVVPRVPVPDRESVRARVDSFVASLERLADAPRHLALVALLGCLGEVAVAGALWIALSAVGAPVPLSLAVVILPIARVAAVLPTPGGTGGVESMLVWLLVVTTDTAAATAAGGVLLYRLVAFWFPLGVGGLAAVGVVVRGAE